The proteins below come from a single Halomicroarcula saliterrae genomic window:
- a CDS encoding HTH domain-containing protein: MNQPSPYIELYVRSMLPDGAGERQESVIDKLDELDRTDEIAGYNVVVWGKQIAPESGAAATEEGRYILNRVAEFKQWALSNNVSLESFYQRTTVDSEVTGAAYDAMVLPVMGLAEYDEDELTHVAPCTEGEEVHTITDRLERLEAGEPSALEERATSASFV, from the coding sequence ATGAATCAGCCATCCCCCTACATCGAACTGTACGTCAGGTCCATGTTGCCCGATGGCGCCGGAGAGCGCCAGGAGAGCGTCATCGACAAACTCGACGAACTGGACCGCACCGACGAGATAGCCGGCTACAACGTCGTCGTCTGGGGCAAGCAGATCGCCCCCGAGTCCGGGGCCGCCGCCACCGAAGAGGGCCGCTACATCCTCAATCGCGTCGCCGAGTTCAAGCAGTGGGCGCTCTCGAACAACGTCTCGCTGGAGTCGTTCTACCAGCGGACCACTGTCGACTCCGAGGTCACCGGGGCGGCGTACGACGCGATGGTCCTCCCGGTGATGGGACTGGCCGAGTACGACGAGGACGAGCTCACGCACGTCGCGCCCTGCACGGAGGGCGAGGAAGTCCACACCATCACCGACCGGCTGGAGCGCCTTGAAGCGGGCGAGCCGTCGGCCCTCGAAGAGCGAGCGACCAGCGCGAGTTTCGTCTGA
- a CDS encoding GNAT family N-acetyltransferase, whose product MTVRLRDATPADVDRLCEVNRVAIETLGTEPYDEHQIAAWKRGVDPELYPIEAAETHFLVAETDERVVGFGWMKPEADEYFTIDVSGEITGMYVHPTAARNGVGTRLLGELERAARDRSVESLGLWASLNAVSFYRKHGYETMGEQALEYDDGTELPVEEMRKVL is encoded by the coding sequence ATGACCGTCCGGCTTCGTGACGCGACGCCAGCGGACGTAGACAGGCTCTGTGAGGTCAACAGAGTCGCTATCGAAACGCTCGGGACCGAGCCATACGACGAGCACCAGATTGCAGCGTGGAAGCGCGGCGTCGACCCGGAGCTGTATCCGATCGAGGCTGCCGAGACGCATTTTCTCGTCGCCGAAACGGACGAGCGAGTCGTCGGATTCGGCTGGATGAAACCCGAAGCTGACGAGTACTTCACGATCGACGTCAGCGGAGAGATCACCGGTATGTACGTGCATCCGACCGCCGCGAGGAACGGGGTCGGAACGCGGCTCCTCGGTGAACTCGAACGGGCGGCAAGAGACCGCTCGGTGGAATCACTCGGCCTCTGGGCCTCGCTCAACGCGGTGTCGTTCTATCGAAAACACGGCTACGAGACGATGGGCGAGCAAGCGCTCGAATACGACGACGGAACCGAACTGCCGGTCGAAGAGATGCGAAAGGTGCTTTAG
- a CDS encoding cupin domain-containing protein, translating to MHTTKQELPTLMETPDAVVQQQTDFGELPADTTLSAEHMQFTAGTDITPLLEGLPEDHCPVPHWGYVVEGEITIRYVDGSEETDRGGDVVYWPPGHTAVAERDTEVVLFSPQDDHREVFDHMAAKMEE from the coding sequence ATGCACACGACCAAACAGGAGCTCCCGACACTGATGGAGACGCCGGACGCCGTCGTCCAGCAGCAGACCGACTTCGGCGAACTCCCCGCTGATACCACGCTGAGCGCCGAACACATGCAATTCACGGCCGGAACGGACATCACCCCGCTGCTGGAGGGGCTGCCGGAGGACCACTGCCCGGTCCCACACTGGGGCTACGTCGTCGAGGGCGAGATAACCATCCGGTACGTCGACGGCAGCGAGGAGACCGACCGCGGCGGCGACGTGGTCTACTGGCCGCCGGGCCACACCGCCGTCGCGGAGCGGGACACCGAGGTCGTCCTCTTCAGTCCGCAGGACGACCACCGAGAGGTGTTCGACCACATGGCGGCGAAGATGGAGGAGTGA
- a CDS encoding CDC48 family AAA ATPase has protein sequence MNEVQLEVAKAYPNDSGRGIARLDPDTLLHLKLSPGDIIEIEGSDTTAAKVWRADRQDWNTDTVRIDGFTRQNADVGIGERVTIRKAEAEKADKLVLAPPEEASVQFGSDAAGMVKRQILKRPVVERDIVPVMSSTNHPFMRSPGQAIPLIAVETEPEGVCLITEDTEVELREEPISGFEKTGGGITYEDIGGLQNEIQRVREMVELPMKHPQIFKKLGIEPPQGVLLHGPPGTGKTLLAKAVANETSASFFSIAGPEIISKYYGESEQQLREIFEDASEESPAIIFIDELDSIAPKREDVTGEVERRVVAQLLTMMDGLESRGQVIVIAATNRVDSVDPALRRPGRFDREIEIGVPDEVGREEILQIHTRGMPLSDDVTLSKLATDTHGFVGADIESLTKEAAMKALRRYLPEIDLDEEDIPPSLIDRMIIKREDFKGALNEVSPSAMREVLVELPKMSWDSVGGLNEAKEQVQEAVEWPMSSPEKFERMGVTPPSGVLLYGPPGTGKTLMAKAVANETDANFISVRGPQLLSKWVGESEKAIRQTFRKARQVAPTIIFFDELDSLAPGRGGEMGSNVSERVVNQLLTELDGLEEMEDVMVIGATNRPDMIDPALIRSGRFDRLVMIGEPDVDGREQILRIHTDDTPLAPDVSLRELAERSSGFVGSDLESITREAAIEALREADDAEEVEMRHFRQAMESVRPTINDEIREYYEQMQEEFKGGSSPQRQPGGSGRIGFQ, from the coding sequence ATGAACGAAGTGCAACTAGAAGTGGCGAAAGCGTACCCGAACGACTCGGGTCGTGGCATCGCCCGTCTTGACCCCGATACGTTGTTGCATCTCAAGCTCTCGCCCGGTGATATCATCGAAATCGAGGGTAGCGATACGACGGCTGCGAAGGTGTGGCGTGCGGACCGGCAGGACTGGAACACGGACACGGTTCGCATCGACGGGTTCACGCGACAGAACGCCGACGTCGGCATCGGCGAACGCGTGACTATCCGCAAGGCGGAAGCGGAGAAGGCGGACAAGCTCGTGCTGGCTCCGCCCGAGGAGGCGTCGGTGCAGTTTGGCTCCGACGCGGCCGGCATGGTCAAACGGCAGATTCTGAAACGGCCGGTCGTCGAGCGCGACATCGTCCCCGTCATGAGCTCCACGAACCACCCGTTCATGCGCTCGCCCGGGCAAGCGATTCCGCTCATCGCCGTCGAAACCGAGCCGGAGGGCGTCTGTCTCATCACCGAGGACACTGAAGTGGAACTTCGCGAGGAGCCCATCTCGGGCTTCGAAAAAACGGGCGGTGGCATCACCTACGAAGACATCGGCGGGCTGCAAAACGAGATTCAGCGGGTCCGCGAGATGGTCGAGCTGCCGATGAAACACCCCCAGATATTCAAGAAACTCGGCATCGAGCCGCCACAGGGGGTCCTGCTGCACGGCCCGCCGGGCACGGGGAAGACCCTGCTCGCGAAAGCCGTCGCCAACGAGACATCCGCCAGTTTCTTCTCTATCGCCGGGCCGGAGATCATCTCGAAGTACTACGGGGAGAGCGAACAGCAGCTGCGGGAGATATTCGAGGACGCCAGCGAGGAGTCCCCCGCCATCATCTTCATCGACGAACTGGACTCCATCGCGCCCAAACGCGAGGACGTGACCGGCGAGGTCGAACGCCGCGTCGTCGCCCAGCTCCTGACGATGATGGACGGCCTCGAATCGCGCGGGCAGGTCATCGTCATCGCGGCGACGAACCGCGTCGACAGCGTCGACCCGGCGCTGCGTCGCCCGGGCCGCTTCGACCGCGAGATCGAGATCGGCGTTCCGGACGAGGTTGGCCGCGAGGAGATACTCCAGATCCACACCCGCGGGATGCCGCTGTCGGACGACGTGACCCTCTCGAAGCTCGCCACCGACACCCACGGCTTCGTCGGCGCCGACATCGAGAGTCTGACCAAGGAGGCCGCGATGAAAGCCCTGCGCCGGTACCTCCCCGAAATCGACCTCGACGAGGAGGACATCCCGCCCAGTCTCATCGACCGGATGATAATCAAACGGGAGGACTTCAAGGGCGCGCTCAACGAGGTGAGCCCGTCGGCGATGCGGGAGGTGCTGGTCGAGCTCCCGAAGATGTCCTGGGACAGCGTCGGCGGCCTCAACGAGGCCAAAGAGCAGGTCCAGGAGGCCGTCGAGTGGCCGATGAGCTCCCCCGAGAAGTTCGAGCGCATGGGCGTGACGCCGCCCTCGGGCGTGTTGCTCTACGGCCCGCCCGGCACCGGCAAGACGCTGATGGCGAAGGCCGTCGCCAACGAGACCGACGCCAACTTCATCAGCGTCCGTGGCCCGCAACTGCTCTCGAAGTGGGTCGGCGAATCGGAGAAGGCCATCCGCCAGACCTTCCGCAAGGCGCGGCAGGTCGCCCCGACTATCATCTTCTTCGACGAGCTCGACTCGCTGGCACCGGGGCGGGGCGGGGAGATGGGGTCGAACGTCTCCGAGCGCGTCGTCAACCAGCTCCTGACGGAGCTCGACGGGTTAGAAGAGATGGAGGACGTGATGGTCATCGGCGCGACCAACCGTCCCGACATGATCGACCCGGCGCTCATCCGCTCGGGCCGGTTCGACCGCCTCGTGATGATCGGCGAGCCCGACGTGGACGGCCGCGAACAGATCCTGCGCATCCACACCGACGACACGCCGCTCGCCCCCGACGTGAGCCTGCGCGAGCTGGCCGAACGCAGTAGCGGGTTCGTCGGCTCCGATCTGGAGTCCATCACCCGCGAGGCGGCCATCGAGGCCCTGCGCGAGGCCGACGACGCGGAGGAGGTCGAGATGCGCCACTTCCGACAGGCCATGGAGAGCGTTCGCCCGACCATCAACGACGAGATCCGGGAGTACTACGAGCAGATGCAAGAGGAGTTCAAGGGCGGCTCCAGCCCGCAGCGCCAGCCCGGCGGCAGCGGCCGCATCGGCTTCCAGTAA
- a CDS encoding L-threonylcarbamoyladenylate synthase, protein MSAQILSPSDEHISLAAACVRDGGVVVAPSDTNMALTVVPDSPTAIERVYDSKDRPRDKPLTLFVRDPDDWRRFARHDDPAVVDALTEAFWPGPLNLVLERDAPDLDDRCCRDGTVSVGCLSNPVWRAFADAVGGPVAMTSANRSGTVPDDRLVDVELAADHVGGSVDYILGGEPDGTTRASTILSLASGGAGTATILRQGDLTGAAIEQAAPLALD, encoded by the coding sequence ATGTCCGCGCAGATACTCTCGCCGTCGGACGAGCACATCTCGCTCGCGGCCGCCTGCGTCCGCGACGGCGGTGTCGTCGTGGCTCCCAGCGACACGAACATGGCGCTGACAGTCGTGCCCGACAGCCCGACCGCCATCGAGCGCGTCTACGACAGCAAGGACCGGCCGAGGGACAAGCCGCTGACGCTGTTCGTTCGCGACCCGGACGACTGGCGTCGGTTCGCCCGCCACGACGACCCCGCTGTCGTCGACGCACTGACCGAGGCGTTCTGGCCCGGACCGCTGAACCTGGTGCTCGAACGGGACGCCCCCGACCTGGACGACCGTTGCTGTCGGGACGGGACCGTCAGTGTCGGCTGTCTCTCGAACCCGGTGTGGCGGGCCTTCGCCGACGCCGTCGGTGGCCCCGTCGCGATGACCTCGGCGAACCGCTCCGGGACGGTGCCCGACGACCGACTGGTCGACGTCGAACTGGCGGCCGACCACGTCGGCGGGTCGGTCGACTACATCCTCGGGGGCGAACCGGACGGCACCACCCGCGCTTCGACCATCCTCTCGCTCGCCTCTGGTGGGGCCGGGACGGCGACGATTCTCCGACAGGGTGACCTCACCGGAGCCGCAATCGAGCAGGCCGCGCCGCTGGCTCTCGATTGA
- a CDS encoding phosphoribosylanthranilate isomerase, whose protein sequence is MTRVKICGVTTARDRDAVVAAGADAVGVIHGVPVDTPREVDAATAADLVAGVPPLATSVLVTMPTTVQAAVERVDAVKPDVVQVHDGLTPAELGALSGRVNQQIIAVVDAAADDLADYANHADAVLVDSVDDEGAGGTGETHDWERTREVVDSLGVPVILAGGLTPDNVAEAVETVGPFAVDTASGVESDGGVKDHDAVRAFVANATAATATEVSA, encoded by the coding sequence ATGACGCGCGTGAAAATCTGTGGCGTCACCACCGCTCGGGACCGCGACGCCGTGGTCGCGGCCGGCGCGGACGCCGTCGGCGTCATCCACGGGGTCCCCGTCGACACGCCCCGCGAGGTCGACGCGGCCACCGCGGCCGACCTCGTGGCCGGCGTCCCGCCGCTCGCGACGAGCGTGCTCGTGACGATGCCCACGACGGTACAGGCGGCAGTCGAGCGGGTCGACGCCGTCAAGCCCGACGTCGTGCAGGTCCACGACGGGCTCACCCCGGCAGAGCTGGGCGCGCTCTCCGGGCGCGTGAACCAGCAGATTATCGCCGTGGTCGACGCCGCGGCCGACGACCTGGCCGACTACGCGAACCACGCCGACGCCGTGCTGGTGGATTCGGTGGACGACGAGGGCGCCGGCGGGACCGGCGAGACCCACGACTGGGAGCGCACGCGCGAGGTCGTCGACTCGCTCGGCGTCCCCGTGATTCTGGCGGGTGGGCTCACCCCCGACAACGTCGCCGAGGCCGTCGAGACAGTCGGCCCGTTCGCCGTCGATACGGCCAGTGGTGTCGAGTCGGACGGCGGCGTGAAAGACCACGACGCCGTCCGGGCGTTCGTCGCGAACGCGACCGCGGCGACTGCGACGGAGGTGTCGGCGTGA
- the radB gene encoding DNA repair and recombination protein RadB, with protein sequence MSEYVPTGCGPVDELLGGGLERGAVTQVYGPPAAGKTNLALSAAIEVAAAGDAALYIDTEGLSPDRMAQIARGRADGTDQTVDDLAGRLIVSEVYDYDEQTEAVQDAAEFAAEVELVVLDSATGHYRLRRDDGDGGETLRDVARQITHLLSLARKHDIAVVFTNQVFTDPDSDRSTALGGHTLNHWSGAILRLDRFRGGNRRATLEKHRAKPAGDTVQFSITDAGLAGEETVEPTRNLD encoded by the coding sequence GTGAGTGAGTACGTTCCGACCGGCTGTGGCCCGGTCGACGAGCTGCTGGGCGGGGGGCTCGAACGCGGCGCCGTCACGCAAGTGTACGGGCCGCCCGCCGCCGGCAAGACGAATCTGGCGCTGTCGGCGGCCATCGAGGTCGCGGCCGCGGGCGACGCCGCTCTCTACATCGACACCGAGGGGCTCTCGCCGGACCGGATGGCACAGATCGCCCGAGGCCGCGCCGACGGTACCGACCAGACCGTCGACGACCTGGCCGGTCGGCTCATCGTCTCCGAGGTGTACGACTACGACGAACAGACCGAGGCTGTGCAGGACGCCGCCGAGTTCGCCGCCGAGGTAGAGCTCGTCGTGCTCGACAGCGCGACGGGACACTACCGACTGCGACGGGACGACGGCGACGGCGGCGAGACCCTGCGCGACGTCGCCCGCCAGATAACCCACCTGCTCTCGCTGGCCCGCAAACACGACATCGCGGTCGTGTTCACCAACCAGGTGTTCACGGACCCCGACAGCGACCGCTCGACGGCGCTCGGCGGCCACACGCTGAACCACTGGTCCGGCGCTATCCTCCGGCTCGACCGCTTCCGCGGCGGGAACCGCCGCGCGACCCTGGAAAAGCATCGCGCGAAACCCGCCGGCGACACCGTGCAGTTCTCCATCACTGACGCGGGACTGGCCGGCGAGGAGACCGTCGAGCCGACGCGGAATCTGGACTGA
- the larC gene encoding nickel pincer cofactor biosynthesis protein LarC — protein MRTLAFDGRMGAAGDMILAALLDAGADRDALDPVERALDVEYVVSTVDRNGISATGVEVVLTDAAPDGGNGDENRDHGDRAAEGHGPHRTYPEVVDIVEGMALPDAVASDALGIFEILGEAEAAVHGTDLEETHFHEVGADDAIADVVGAALLLADLDVERAVTTPLSTGGGTVTMSHGTYPVPTPAVVEIAERADWALRGGPVDAELLTPTGAAILAGVADGVEHVPSLTVAGSGYGAGAREFAEHPNVLRAMVGEREGGLRRDDITVLETNLDDAPPEVLGDLHRSLKAVGARDVSVLPVTMKKSRPGHLVKVVCKPDDADRVARRLAEETGTLGIREHGAGHRWVADRAFETVEVAIDGETYEVAVKIASDTDGTVYDVSCEFDDAAAVAEATGAPVRQVIERAERLVRE, from the coding sequence ATGCGAACACTCGCTTTCGACGGCCGAATGGGGGCCGCCGGCGATATGATTCTCGCCGCGCTGCTCGACGCCGGCGCCGACCGGGACGCGCTCGACCCGGTCGAGCGAGCGCTGGACGTGGAGTACGTCGTCTCGACGGTCGACCGGAACGGCATCAGCGCAACCGGCGTCGAAGTGGTGCTGACAGACGCCGCGCCGGACGGCGGAAACGGCGACGAGAATCGCGACCACGGGGACCGCGCCGCCGAGGGCCACGGCCCACACCGCACGTATCCGGAGGTCGTCGACATCGTCGAGGGGATGGCCCTGCCCGACGCCGTCGCGTCGGACGCGCTCGGAATCTTCGAGATTCTCGGCGAAGCCGAGGCCGCGGTCCACGGCACCGACCTCGAAGAGACGCACTTCCACGAGGTCGGGGCCGACGACGCCATCGCAGACGTCGTCGGCGCCGCCCTGTTACTCGCCGACCTCGACGTCGAGCGGGCGGTGACGACTCCGCTGTCGACCGGCGGCGGCACAGTCACGATGAGCCACGGGACCTACCCGGTGCCGACGCCCGCGGTCGTCGAAATCGCCGAGCGGGCCGACTGGGCGCTGCGGGGCGGTCCAGTCGACGCGGAACTGCTGACGCCGACCGGCGCGGCCATCCTCGCGGGCGTCGCCGACGGTGTCGAACACGTCCCGTCGCTGACCGTCGCGGGGTCGGGCTACGGCGCCGGGGCACGTGAGTTCGCGGAGCACCCGAACGTCCTCCGGGCGATGGTCGGCGAGCGCGAGGGTGGCCTGCGTCGCGACGACATCACGGTGCTCGAGACGAATCTCGACGACGCGCCGCCGGAAGTGCTGGGCGACCTCCACCGCTCGCTGAAGGCCGTCGGGGCGCGGGACGTGTCGGTTCTCCCGGTGACGATGAAGAAATCGCGCCCCGGCCACCTGGTGAAGGTCGTCTGCAAGCCCGACGACGCCGACCGGGTCGCCCGCCGTCTCGCCGAGGAGACCGGCACGCTGGGCATCCGTGAACACGGCGCTGGCCACCGCTGGGTGGCCGACCGGGCCTTCGAGACGGTCGAGGTGGCGATCGACGGCGAGACGTACGAGGTGGCGGTGAAGATAGCGAGCGACACTGACGGGACCGTCTACGACGTGAGCTGCGAGTTCGACGACGCGGCGGCCGTGGCCGAGGCGACGGGCGCACCAGTCCGGCAGGTCATCGAGCGAGCCGAGCGGCTGGTCCGGGAGTGA
- a CDS encoding CBS domain-containing protein, which translates to MDISDIATREFVEVDASKRLGKVRAIFERENPKGIIVTEDGAYAGVITQKQLVQSHVEDDAKAGAMTRSAPKVERTADVRKVARVLVEGGTKVAPVFQGEELWGIITEDAILEAVIENLDALTIEQIYTEDVITVDEDTNVGQVVNLLRKHSISRLPVLDDTDGLTGMVTRHDIVDVVVRDMDKATRGDRSGEIERVLDLPVYDVMNSPVETAELSDSVRDAVERMLDHDFAGLVVTDDVNHVIGIVTKTDVLRALTYTEEDHMDVQITNISLLDTISREDIRADISKVADKYQAMQVQHAHVRFHEHKEKLRGTPLIQCQIRLRTNKGQAAGSGEGYGAEMAFNVALDKLERNVLERKGVQADEEYRGQLLRKLGEL; encoded by the coding sequence ATGGATATTTCTGACATCGCCACGAGAGAGTTTGTCGAAGTCGACGCCAGCAAGCGGCTCGGGAAGGTCCGCGCGATCTTCGAGCGGGAGAACCCGAAAGGCATCATCGTCACCGAGGACGGTGCCTACGCCGGCGTCATCACGCAGAAGCAGTTGGTTCAGTCCCACGTCGAGGACGACGCGAAAGCCGGGGCGATGACGCGCTCTGCGCCGAAGGTCGAGCGGACGGCCGACGTGCGCAAGGTCGCACGCGTGCTCGTCGAGGGCGGGACGAAAGTCGCGCCGGTGTTTCAGGGCGAGGAGCTCTGGGGTATCATCACCGAGGACGCCATTCTCGAAGCGGTCATCGAGAACCTCGACGCCCTGACCATCGAGCAGATCTACACGGAGGACGTCATCACCGTCGACGAGGACACCAACGTCGGTCAGGTCGTCAACCTCCTGCGGAAACACAGCATCTCACGGCTCCCGGTGCTCGACGACACCGACGGCCTCACCGGGATGGTCACCCGCCACGACATCGTCGACGTGGTCGTCCGGGACATGGACAAGGCCACCCGCGGCGACCGCTCGGGCGAGATCGAGCGGGTGCTGGACCTGCCCGTCTACGACGTGATGAACAGCCCCGTCGAGACGGCCGAGCTGAGCGATTCGGTCCGGGACGCCGTCGAGCGCATGCTGGACCACGACTTCGCCGGGCTGGTCGTGACCGACGACGTGAACCACGTCATCGGCATCGTCACCAAGACGGACGTGCTCCGGGCGCTGACCTACACCGAGGAGGACCACATGGACGTCCAGATCACCAACATCTCGCTGCTGGACACCATCTCCCGGGAGGACATCCGCGCCGACATCAGCAAGGTCGCGGACAAGTACCAGGCGATGCAGGTCCAGCACGCCCACGTCCGGTTCCACGAGCACAAGGAGAAGCTCCGTGGCACCCCGCTCATCCAGTGTCAGATTCGCCTCCGGACCAACAAGGGTCAGGCCGCCGGCTCCGGCGAGGGGTACGGCGCCGAGATGGCGTTCAACGTCGCGCTCGACAAGCTAGAGCGCAACGTCCTCGAACGGAAAGGCGTCCAAGCTGACGAGGAGTACCGCGGCCAGTTGCTCCGGAAGCTCGGCGAGCTGTAG
- a CDS encoding universal stress protein → MVFLVPFDGSPLADAALDRAVDYAAAMDAEVVAVSLVPTGADYAVRRRRVDPHEDFAAETAASDLRRKIEEATDDAELNYEDVSAYSANELSDTVRQVARDVDASVVFLGSADTDDVVVPISELDDEDAYDVHIVRRT, encoded by the coding sequence ATGGTATTTCTCGTTCCCTTCGACGGGTCGCCGCTGGCCGACGCCGCCCTCGACCGCGCGGTCGACTACGCGGCCGCCATGGACGCCGAAGTCGTCGCCGTCAGTCTGGTCCCGACGGGCGCTGACTACGCCGTGCGCCGTCGCCGGGTCGACCCCCACGAGGACTTCGCCGCCGAGACCGCGGCCAGCGACCTCCGGCGGAAGATCGAGGAGGCGACCGACGACGCCGAGCTCAACTACGAGGACGTGAGCGCCTACTCGGCCAACGAGCTCTCCGACACCGTCCGGCAGGTCGCCCGGGACGTAGACGCCAGCGTGGTCTTCCTCGGCAGCGCCGACACCGACGACGTCGTCGTCCCGATCTCCGAACTCGACGACGAGGACGCCTACGACGTCCACATCGTTCGTCGAACCTAG
- the trpD gene encoding anthranilate phosphoribosyltransferase, which translates to MKDYIERVTDGEDLTQDEAREVATLVFEEATEAQIGALLSSLRAKGETEAEIAGFAQGMRDAARTIEPDRAGLVDTCGTGGDDYNTINVSTTSAIVAAGAGVPIAKHGNYSVSSSSGSADVLEVAGVDVDAEPPAVERRIERDGIGFMLAPVFHPAMKAVIGPRKELGMRTVFNILGPLTNPAGAHAQVLGVYDPDLVPVLAEALARLDTERALVVHGSGLDEIAIHDETAVAEVTGDSISEYTVTPADMGLERHDIGAIAGGSPEENAADLRGIVSGEVTGAKRDIILANAGAAIYVAGVAGSHEAGVDHAREAIESGDAAAKLEDLIGA; encoded by the coding sequence ATGAAGGATTACATCGAGCGCGTCACGGACGGCGAGGACCTGACACAGGACGAGGCACGCGAGGTCGCGACGCTCGTCTTCGAGGAAGCCACCGAGGCCCAGATCGGAGCACTGCTGTCGTCGCTGCGGGCGAAAGGCGAGACGGAGGCCGAAATCGCCGGCTTCGCACAGGGGATGCGCGACGCGGCCCGGACCATCGAGCCCGACCGGGCGGGGCTGGTCGATACGTGTGGCACGGGCGGTGACGACTACAACACCATCAACGTCTCGACGACCAGCGCCATCGTCGCGGCGGGGGCCGGCGTCCCCATCGCCAAGCACGGCAACTACTCGGTGTCCTCGTCGTCGGGCAGCGCCGACGTGCTGGAGGTCGCCGGGGTCGACGTGGACGCCGAGCCGCCGGCCGTCGAGCGACGCATCGAACGCGACGGTATCGGCTTCATGCTCGCGCCGGTGTTCCACCCGGCGATGAAGGCCGTCATCGGCCCGCGCAAGGAGCTGGGGATGCGGACCGTGTTCAACATCCTCGGGCCGCTGACGAACCCCGCCGGCGCCCACGCGCAGGTGCTCGGGGTGTACGACCCCGACCTCGTCCCGGTCCTCGCGGAGGCGCTGGCCCGGCTGGACACCGAGCGGGCGCTCGTCGTCCACGGGAGCGGGCTGGACGAAATCGCCATCCACGACGAGACGGCGGTCGCCGAGGTCACCGGCGACTCCATCTCGGAGTACACCGTCACGCCCGCCGACATGGGGCTCGAACGGCACGACATCGGCGCTATCGCGGGCGGCTCGCCCGAGGAGAACGCCGCGGACCTCCGGGGAATCGTCTCCGGCGAGGTCACCGGCGCGAAGCGGGACATCATCCTCGCGAACGCGGGCGCGGCGATATACGTCGCGGGCGTCGCCGGGAGCCACGAAGCGGGTGTCGACCACGCTCGCGAGGCCATCGAGTCGGGTGACGCCGCCGCGAAGCTGGAGGACCTGATCGGGGCATGA
- a CDS encoding lycopene cyclase domain-containing protein produces MLPDISVFGPYTYLVTEVVFGTFAFLLLWRVDALGRAGRTIVALYPIAYVWDWYTLQVGVFAIKLRTGVDLLGIPIEEHIFMVVVPAFIVGIHETLHECERR; encoded by the coding sequence ATGCTCCCCGACATCAGTGTGTTCGGCCCCTACACGTATCTGGTAACGGAAGTGGTCTTCGGGACTTTCGCTTTTTTGCTCCTCTGGCGGGTCGACGCGCTCGGACGGGCCGGCCGGACAATCGTCGCGCTCTACCCGATCGCCTACGTCTGGGACTGGTACACGCTCCAAGTCGGCGTGTTCGCTATCAAACTGCGGACGGGCGTCGACCTGCTCGGCATCCCAATCGAGGAGCACATCTTCATGGTCGTCGTGCCGGCGTTCATCGTGGGGATTCACGAGACGCTTCACGAGTGCGAACGACGCTGA